The following are encoded in a window of Chitinophagaceae bacterium genomic DNA:
- the smpB gene encoding SsrA-binding protein SmpB produces MHKNTPLEISNRKAYHDYFFEATYTAGLVLSGTEIKSLRAGKASFNDSYCVFNKGELFVKSLHISEYAFGTYTNHEPMQERKLLLNKRELQRLEAKTKEKGYSIIPLRIFLAESGYFKMEIGLGKGKKNYDKRESIKERETDRDIKRKYGV; encoded by the coding sequence TTGCACAAAAACACCCCATTGGAAATTTCGAACCGGAAGGCATACCATGATTACTTTTTTGAAGCTACGTATACGGCCGGGCTGGTACTTTCCGGTACCGAGATAAAATCATTACGGGCAGGCAAAGCCAGTTTTAACGACAGCTATTGCGTTTTTAATAAAGGCGAGCTGTTTGTAAAAAGCCTGCACATATCTGAATATGCATTCGGCACCTATACCAACCACGAACCCATGCAGGAACGGAAACTGCTGCTGAACAAACGGGAACTGCAGCGGCTGGAAGCAAAAACAAAAGAAAAGGGATACTCCATCATACCGCTCCGGATCTTTCTTGCTGAATCAGGTTATTTTAAAATGGAGATCGGACTGGGCAAGGGCAAAAAGAACTACGATAAACGGGAATCCATCAAGGAACGGGAAACGGACAGGGATATCAAGAGGAAGTACGGAGTGTAG
- a CDS encoding L-serine ammonia-lyase encodes MSHEAISVFDMFKIGVGPSSSHTLGPWRAAQRFTESLLQKGSLQDVRELRVILYGSLAKTGVGHGTDVAVQLGLCGDDPVTFEVNNINAKISDIRHMKKLVLAGKHEVDFDPAEDIEFLMGESLPFHPNGLSFLVNFSNGECLAETYYSVGGGFVVKEGEDQHPGSDVHLPFPVNTADELLHWCMKTGLNISDVVMENEHAWRGEKATKEGVLNIWRVMKECIYRGCHAEGILPGGLQVKRRGAGLNKKLTAGRSYADYDSWLKIIKEGGNDFTYILDWVSCFALAVNEENASFGRVVTAPTNGAAGVIPAVLQYYIAFCPDSNRENTDDRIIQFLLTAAEVGSIFKKGATISAAMGGCQAEIGVSSAMAAAALTECMGGTQRQALMAAEIAMEHHLGMTCDPIGGLVQVPCIERNTMGAIKAITASQLALQSTPDYAKVSLDGVIKTMWETALDMNSKYKETADGGLAVNVPLSLSEC; translated from the coding sequence TTGAGCCACGAAGCCATTTCGGTATTCGATATGTTTAAGATTGGCGTAGGGCCTTCCAGCAGCCATACGCTCGGGCCCTGGCGTGCTGCACAACGGTTTACAGAAAGCCTCCTGCAAAAGGGATCGCTGCAGGATGTAAGAGAACTGCGGGTGATATTATATGGTTCCCTGGCTAAGACAGGCGTGGGACATGGAACGGACGTAGCTGTTCAGCTTGGCCTGTGTGGCGATGATCCTGTTACTTTTGAAGTGAACAATATCAACGCAAAGATCTCCGACATCCGGCATATGAAAAAACTGGTGCTGGCCGGAAAACATGAGGTTGATTTTGACCCGGCAGAGGATATTGAGTTCTTAATGGGTGAATCATTGCCGTTCCATCCCAATGGGTTGAGTTTTCTCGTGAATTTTTCCAATGGTGAATGCCTTGCAGAAACCTATTATTCAGTGGGAGGTGGTTTTGTTGTTAAGGAGGGAGAGGACCAGCATCCAGGTTCTGATGTGCATCTTCCTTTTCCTGTTAATACCGCCGATGAATTGCTTCACTGGTGTATGAAGACCGGTTTGAACATCAGCGATGTGGTGATGGAGAATGAACATGCATGGCGGGGTGAGAAAGCAACAAAGGAAGGCGTGCTGAACATCTGGCGTGTGATGAAGGAATGTATTTACCGGGGCTGTCATGCCGAAGGCATTTTACCCGGCGGCCTGCAGGTAAAACGGAGAGGGGCAGGGTTGAATAAGAAACTAACGGCCGGAAGATCCTATGCTGATTACGACAGCTGGCTGAAGATCATAAAGGAAGGGGGGAACGATTTCACGTATATACTCGACTGGGTAAGTTGTTTTGCCCTTGCCGTTAATGAGGAGAATGCCAGTTTTGGAAGGGTGGTTACCGCACCAACAAACGGCGCTGCTGGTGTGATACCGGCTGTACTTCAGTATTATATTGCTTTCTGTCCGGATAGCAACCGGGAGAACACAGACGATAGGATCATCCAGTTCTTGCTGACGGCGGCCGAAGTGGGCAGCATATTTAAAAAGGGAGCCACCATTTCTGCTGCCATGGGTGGTTGCCAGGCCGAGATCGGCGTGAGCAGTGCCATGGCCGCCGCAGCGCTTACCGAATGCATGGGCGGCACACAACGGCAGGCGCTGATGGCTGCCGAGATCGCCATGGAACATCACCTGGGCATGACCTGCGATCCCATAGGCGGGCTGGTGCAGGTTCCCTGCATTGAACGGAATACGATGGGTGCCATAAAAGCGATCACGGCAAGCCAGCTGGCTTTGCAAAGCACGCCCGATTATGCCAAAGTAAGTTTAGACGGCGTTATAAAGACCATGTGGGAAACAGCGCTTGATATGAACAGCAAATACAAGGAAACGGCCGATGGGGGACTGGCGGTGAATGTGCCGTTGAGTTTATCGGAATGCTAG
- a CDS encoding lysoplasmalogenase, whose translation MHQPIQKKITLAFGVLALMDITGILIGSERLHFVAKPLLIPALLLLLYFTKNPAGRKGLLMTGLVFSWMGDVLLMFESRDALFFIFGLVCFLTTHIFYIIYFLQIRSAKNSLLKKQPVLIPVVLGYGITLVWQLYPHLGDLKLPVMVYAAVICSMLLCSLHVFLKVNRKAAWYYLAGATSFVVSDSLLAVNKFYQPFAYAGVFIMLTYCAAQYLIVRGYIEQKS comes from the coding sequence ATGCATCAGCCCATTCAAAAAAAAATAACGCTTGCTTTCGGGGTGCTTGCCCTGATGGACATCACCGGCATACTCATTGGGTCAGAACGCCTGCATTTCGTTGCAAAACCCCTGCTCATTCCCGCCTTGCTGCTGTTGCTTTATTTTACCAAAAACCCGGCAGGACGAAAAGGTCTTTTAATGACCGGGCTTGTATTTTCCTGGATGGGTGATGTGCTGCTGATGTTTGAATCAAGAGATGCCCTGTTCTTTATCTTCGGGTTGGTCTGTTTTTTGACCACCCATATTTTCTATATCATTTATTTTTTGCAGATCCGTTCTGCAAAAAATTCGTTGCTGAAAAAGCAACCGGTATTGATCCCGGTCGTTCTGGGGTATGGGATCACGCTTGTCTGGCAGTTGTATCCACACCTGGGCGACCTGAAACTTCCGGTCATGGTTTATGCAGCCGTCATATGCAGCATGCTGCTCTGCAGCCTGCATGTTTTTTTGAAAGTGAACCGGAAAGCCGCCTGGTATTACCTGGCCGGCGCCACATCCTTTGTTGTATCCGACTCCTTACTGGCAGTAAATAAATTCTACCAGCCCTTTGCATACGCCGGCGTTTTCATCATGCTTACCTATTGTGCGGCCCAATATCTTATTGTACGGGGATATATCGAACAGAAATCATGA
- a CDS encoding SET domain-containing protein-lysine N-methyltransferase: MTKQELLHELSANTWVMLKPSPIEGIGVFAIRDIPKGCRDMFGKPDAAGEWMTVAKKEIEDLPVHAQFLVSNYCLYDAENYFIPANGFKKMDVSLFMNHSDTPNIISINDGEFFEAIRDIRQDEELVIDYGEIVEG, translated from the coding sequence ATGACCAAACAGGAATTACTCCACGAACTTTCAGCCAATACCTGGGTGATGCTGAAACCCTCCCCCATTGAAGGCATCGGTGTATTTGCCATACGGGATATTCCCAAAGGCTGCCGGGATATGTTTGGCAAACCCGACGCAGCCGGTGAATGGATGACCGTAGCCAAAAAGGAGATCGAAGACCTGCCCGTACATGCGCAATTCCTGGTAAGCAATTATTGCCTCTACGATGCGGAGAATTATTTCATACCGGCCAATGGATTCAAGAAAATGGATGTTTCCCTTTTCATGAATCACAGCGATACCCCCAATATCATCTCCATCAACGATGGCGAATTCTTTGAAGCCATCCGGGACATCAGGCAGGACGAAGAACTGGTGATTGATTACGGAGAAATCGTGGAGGGATAG
- a CDS encoding FKBP-type peptidyl-prolyl cis-trans isomerase yields MNRKQLYTIALLAMPFIFGGCSKSTDDNTGCGFAGSNIVAPASEIATLQAYVNANHPAAVQHPSGFFYEITAPGSGLNPSLCSRIMVKYSGYLTNGTKFDENLNGAVFILGQLIPGWQKGIPLIQKTGSINLYIPPSLGYGSQGSGSVPGNSILVFVIQLMDVQ; encoded by the coding sequence ATGAACAGAAAACAACTTTACACGATTGCCTTACTGGCCATGCCCTTTATTTTTGGAGGATGCTCAAAATCTACTGATGACAATACCGGCTGCGGATTTGCGGGATCTAATATAGTAGCCCCTGCATCAGAGATCGCCACGTTGCAGGCTTATGTTAATGCCAATCACCCGGCTGCGGTACAGCATCCCAGTGGATTTTTCTACGAGATTACCGCCCCCGGTTCCGGGCTAAATCCTTCGCTTTGTTCAAGGATCATGGTAAAATATTCAGGCTATCTTACCAATGGAACAAAATTTGACGAAAACCTGAACGGTGCTGTTTTCATCCTGGGACAACTGATACCCGGCTGGCAAAAAGGGATCCCTTTGATACAGAAGACAGGATCGATCAACCTTTATATCCCTCCTTCCCTGGGATATGGCAGCCAGGGATCAGGAAGCGTTCCCGGCAATTCAATCCTCGTATTTGTTATTCAATTAATGGACGTTCAATAA
- a CDS encoding glyoxalase: MQHKAISIRPFIGAENFELSRSFYRDLGFEEIVLFHNMSYFKTQGLGFYLQDAYVKDWIDNTMVFLEVENAEQYWNELLALDLTNKYKGVRLTPLRHEAWGKECFLHDPSGILWHVGEFTR, from the coding sequence ATGCAACACAAAGCCATATCGATCCGCCCATTCATCGGAGCCGAAAACTTTGAACTGTCCAGAAGTTTCTACCGAGACCTGGGTTTCGAGGAAATCGTTTTGTTTCATAACATGTCTTATTTCAAAACGCAGGGATTAGGCTTTTATTTGCAGGATGCTTATGTGAAGGACTGGATAGATAACACGATGGTCTTTCTGGAAGTTGAAAATGCAGAACAGTATTGGAATGAACTTTTAGCGTTGGATCTAACGAATAAATATAAGGGAGTCAGGTTAACTCCTCTACGGCATGAAGCCTGGGGAAAAGAGTGTTTCCTGCACGACCCATCCGGAATTCTCTGGCACGTTGGCGAATTTACCAGGTAA